In Paenibacillus hexagrammi, the following are encoded in one genomic region:
- a CDS encoding tetratricopeptide repeat protein gives MFKHLFSTMNEVLEEIEKEYPEAAEGKRAELDEQLQVLKTMSDEFIESWLLFEEKLGKFYGGAPISTQTLHQELMDLEASDVSGKKTEEFLRGQGYYKLAMYDQAIQEFEVLMARKPDFLLARVYLAMGYLRKGDFKEAHRHFQFLLPLTSDTKVKAISYNAMGCIQAQNQNMEKAFEYFEKALHTDPSLIEPLHHPDEFHG, from the coding sequence ATGTTTAAGCATTTATTTTCCACGATGAATGAGGTACTGGAAGAAATCGAAAAAGAATATCCGGAAGCTGCAGAAGGTAAGAGAGCAGAGCTGGACGAGCAGCTACAGGTTTTAAAGACGATGAGCGATGAGTTTATTGAGTCATGGCTGCTTTTCGAGGAAAAGCTGGGAAAGTTTTATGGAGGCGCGCCGATCAGTACGCAGACCCTGCACCAGGAACTCATGGACTTGGAGGCCTCCGATGTATCGGGAAAGAAGACAGAAGAATTTTTGCGGGGACAAGGGTATTATAAGCTGGCCATGTATGACCAGGCGATCCAGGAGTTTGAGGTTCTAATGGCTCGCAAGCCTGATTTTCTGCTCGCCCGAGTTTATTTGGCTATGGGATACTTGCGCAAAGGTGATTTCAAAGAAGCACATCGGCACTTTCAATTCCTTCTTCCGCTTACATCCGATACCAAGGTGAAGGCGATTTCGTATAACGCAATGGGCTGCATTCAAGCGCAGAATCAAAATATGGAAAAGGCTTTCGAATATTTTGAAAAGGCGCTGCACACGGACCCTTCTCTCATTGAGCCCCTCCATCATCCTGATGAATTTCATGGATAG
- the panD gene encoding aspartate 1-decarboxylase has translation MFRTMMKGKIHRATVTEANLNYVGSITIDEDLIDQVDMLPNEKVQIVNNNNGARLETYIIPGPRGSGVICLNGAAARLCQTGDTIIIVSYAMMTDEEAKKHHPKIAIMGENNKIVQLLKEEEHATIL, from the coding sequence ATGTTTCGCACTATGATGAAGGGTAAGATCCATCGCGCAACGGTAACGGAAGCGAATTTGAACTACGTAGGCAGTATTACGATTGATGAGGATTTGATTGATCAAGTAGACATGCTGCCCAATGAGAAAGTACAAATCGTTAACAATAACAATGGTGCCCGTCTAGAGACTTATATTATTCCAGGCCCGCGCGGTTCAGGTGTGATTTGCTTGAATGGAGCGGCAGCTAGACTGTGTCAAACCGGTGATACGATTATTATCGTTTCCTATGCCATGATGACAGATGAAGAAGCAAAGAAACACCACCCTAAGATTGCCATTATGGGAGAGAACAATAAAATCGTTCAACTGCTCAAAGAAGAAGAGCATGCTACCATCCTCTAA
- the panC gene encoding pantoate--beta-alanine ligase, whose amino-acid sequence MQVIRTIHDLRAQVRNFRRGSDALVGFVPTMGFLHEGHMSLLKAAKEQCSLVILSIFVNPLQFGPNEDFDRYPRNEKRDLELAEAAGADFVFMPDVKEMYPSEVRTTVSVTKLTDRLCGASRPGHFDGVATVVSKLFHIVQPDKAFFGLKDAQQVAVITQMVQDLNIPVEIVPCPTLRESDGLAMSSRNVYLQEEERRQALVLSQALNKAKEAVLDRSIVTSEALTALIRNHIQTAPLAVIDYVEVLQFPSLQPFESTHSMVNDSLIAAVAVKFGKTRLIDNLILSVRK is encoded by the coding sequence ATGCAGGTTATTCGTACGATACATGACTTGCGTGCACAGGTTCGCAATTTTCGGCGCGGAAGCGATGCTTTGGTCGGATTTGTGCCGACAATGGGATTTTTACATGAGGGCCATATGAGCTTATTGAAAGCGGCTAAGGAGCAGTGCAGTTTAGTCATACTCAGTATTTTTGTCAATCCGCTGCAGTTTGGACCTAATGAGGATTTTGACCGGTATCCGCGCAATGAGAAGCGCGACCTTGAGCTCGCTGAAGCCGCGGGTGCGGATTTTGTTTTTATGCCGGACGTCAAGGAGATGTATCCGAGCGAAGTTCGCACGACTGTTTCTGTGACCAAGCTAACGGACCGTCTGTGTGGAGCCTCAAGGCCCGGGCACTTTGACGGGGTGGCGACAGTCGTCAGTAAACTGTTTCATATTGTGCAGCCGGATAAGGCCTTCTTTGGGCTCAAGGATGCTCAGCAAGTGGCGGTCATCACGCAGATGGTGCAGGATTTAAATATTCCTGTGGAGATCGTACCGTGCCCGACCCTTCGGGAAAGCGACGGGCTTGCGATGAGCTCTAGGAACGTGTATCTTCAGGAGGAAGAACGCAGGCAGGCATTGGTCTTGTCACAGGCATTAAACAAAGCCAAGGAGGCCGTATTGGACCGTTCCATCGTTACCTCTGAAGCGTTAACGGCGTTAATCCGCAATCATATTCAGACAGCCCCACTTGCCGTGATCGATTATGTTGAAGTTCTGCAATTCCCATCGCTTCAGCCTTTTGAGTCCACCCACTCTATGGTTAACGATTCACTAATTGCGGCAGTCGCCGTTAAATTCGGCAAAACCAGACTCATTGATAATCTTATACTCTCTGTAAGGAAGTGA
- the panB gene encoding 3-methyl-2-oxobutanoate hydroxymethyltransferase, which translates to MEQRKPLTTAKMRKMKQDGVPITIVTAYDYPSARLAEEAGIDVILVGDSLGNVVLGYDSTLPVTIDDMVYHTRAAVRGAANTFVVADMPFMTYHGSVDQALKGVARLMQEGGAKAVKLEGGAEIAGTVEAIVKAGVPVVGHLGLTPQSVHQIGGFRVQGRSSEQAEKLLSDAKALEQAGAFALVIELVTDELAAWVTKQLSIPTIGIGSGVHCDGQVLVFHDLLQYGPVTPSRKFVKTYGNVGEMVRNGISAYVKEVKARTFPAPEHTFHMDNDVVQYLYGDKG; encoded by the coding sequence ATGGAGCAGCGTAAACCGCTGACGACAGCGAAAATGAGAAAGATGAAGCAGGACGGAGTCCCGATCACCATAGTGACGGCGTACGATTATCCGTCTGCGAGGCTTGCCGAGGAAGCGGGAATTGACGTGATTTTGGTCGGCGATTCACTAGGGAACGTAGTACTGGGCTATGATTCTACGCTTCCCGTGACCATCGACGACATGGTCTATCACACGCGGGCAGCTGTACGTGGTGCGGCGAATACGTTCGTGGTTGCTGATATGCCCTTTATGACCTATCACGGAAGTGTGGATCAAGCGCTCAAGGGAGTGGCCCGATTGATGCAGGAAGGCGGAGCCAAAGCGGTGAAGCTGGAAGGCGGCGCTGAGATTGCTGGAACGGTGGAAGCTATTGTAAAGGCAGGTGTTCCCGTTGTAGGGCATTTGGGCCTAACACCTCAGTCCGTCCACCAAATTGGCGGTTTCCGTGTTCAAGGCCGCAGCTCAGAGCAAGCGGAAAAGCTGCTGAGCGACGCGAAGGCGTTGGAGCAGGCAGGGGCCTTTGCATTAGTCATTGAATTAGTAACTGACGAGCTTGCTGCATGGGTGACTAAACAGCTGTCGATTCCAACAATCGGTATCGGTTCCGGTGTTCACTGTGACGGACAGGTGCTCGTTTTTCATGATTTACTTCAATATGGACCTGTTACGCCCTCAAGAAAATTTGTTAAAACCTATGGCAATGTCGGAGAAATGGTGCGTAATGGAATCAGTGCGTATGTAAAAGAAGTCAAGGCCAGAACGTTCCCGGCCCCAGAGCACACCTTTCATATGGACAATGATGTTGTACAATATTTGTACGGGGACAAGGGGTGA
- a CDS encoding biotin--[acetyl-CoA-carboxylase] ligase, whose protein sequence is MNERILQVFEEFPDSYVSGEELSRRLACSRTAIWKHIEELREAGYEFEAAPRKGYRLVKKPETYDKIKLLAGLRSKVMGQQVHMYGEVDSTQTIAHSLVGAGAFEGTLVLAEAQTSGRGRMGRKWHSPAGKGIWMSLVLTPRIPVYFMPQLTLLAAVALCRSIQQMCSVDIGIKWPNDLLIRGKKVSGILLESSGEDERLKYVIAGIGISANLKTEDYPEELLPIATSLAIESGQEISREQLIQAFLKEFEDLYFLYSEQGFAPIRLLWEALSVTLHRPIRTQGPAGIIEGIAESLDDSGALTVRTADGARIKVFSGDIELR, encoded by the coding sequence ATGAATGAGCGGATCTTGCAGGTGTTCGAAGAGTTTCCGGACAGCTACGTGTCAGGGGAGGAACTGAGCCGAAGATTAGCGTGCAGTCGAACGGCCATATGGAAGCACATTGAGGAATTGCGAGAAGCGGGTTATGAATTTGAGGCTGCGCCCCGTAAGGGCTACAGGCTGGTCAAAAAGCCGGAAACCTACGATAAAATCAAGCTGCTCGCAGGGCTTCGTAGTAAGGTAATGGGCCAACAGGTGCACATGTACGGCGAGGTGGACTCTACACAGACAATTGCGCATTCGCTTGTAGGTGCCGGTGCTTTTGAGGGGACCTTGGTGTTGGCTGAAGCGCAGACATCCGGCCGAGGCCGAATGGGGCGTAAGTGGCATTCCCCGGCAGGGAAAGGCATTTGGATGAGTCTCGTGCTGACTCCGAGAATACCTGTCTATTTTATGCCTCAATTAACCTTACTTGCTGCTGTAGCGTTATGTCGATCCATTCAACAAATGTGCTCCGTAGATATTGGCATTAAATGGCCCAATGATCTCCTCATCCGCGGTAAAAAGGTGAGCGGCATTCTGCTGGAAAGCAGCGGCGAGGATGAACGGCTTAAATATGTGATTGCGGGTATTGGGATCAGCGCCAACCTGAAGACGGAAGATTACCCGGAGGAATTGCTGCCAATAGCAACTTCACTGGCGATCGAATCAGGACAAGAAATTAGCAGAGAGCAGTTAATCCAAGCATTTCTTAAAGAATTTGAAGATCTGTACTTCCTATATAGTGAGCAGGGCTTTGCTCCGATTCGCCTGCTGTGGGAAGCACTCAGTGTGACACTGCATAGGCCGATTCGTACGCAAGGACCGGCTGGAATCATAGAAGGAATCGCTGAATCGTTGGACGATTCAGGAGCATTGACCGTTCGGACAGCAGATGGAGCACGAATCAAAGTATTTTCCGGTGATATCGAGCTCAGGTGA
- a CDS encoding CCA tRNA nucleotidyltransferase has translation MQELEIEKAMQEGAKLVLGVLEEAGYQAYMVGGCVRDRVLGRPIKDIDIATSALPEQVTACFERTVPTGLQHGTVTVVLEQGTYEVTTFRKESEYEEFRRPASVEYISDLTEDLKRRDFTMNAMAMDKAGIILDPYGGQQDLQEGILRCVGTAEERFGEDALRMLRCIRFASTYGLEIEAGTWQALLTQASLLRHIAMERVRSELQRMMEGPAPARAVRLLLASGLTAHVKKQLPLPFDRWLAHDGTLDAVSALPQQHARWALLLMLLETSAAICREALQELTFSRVDMDAVIGMLGLKQWLAEQLLPSGGADAAAGAAPDPAHMARVWKLGAVRRGEAAARGLLQVLGALQPYAPKRGESELARFLQNAAPRLVRRGEEWLSEVPASA, from the coding sequence ATGCAAGAACTAGAGATTGAAAAAGCGATGCAAGAAGGCGCTAAGCTGGTGCTTGGTGTGTTGGAAGAAGCAGGCTATCAAGCCTATATGGTTGGTGGCTGTGTCCGGGACCGAGTGCTTGGCAGACCGATCAAAGACATAGATATCGCGACCTCGGCTCTGCCGGAGCAGGTCACCGCTTGTTTCGAGCGGACAGTACCGACAGGGCTTCAGCATGGCACGGTTACTGTTGTGCTGGAGCAAGGTACGTATGAAGTGACGACCTTCCGCAAGGAGTCGGAATATGAGGAGTTTCGCCGCCCGGCTTCGGTTGAATACATTTCGGATTTGACCGAAGACTTAAAGCGGCGGGATTTTACGATGAACGCCATGGCGATGGACAAGGCGGGAATCATCCTCGATCCGTACGGCGGTCAGCAGGATCTACAGGAAGGCATCCTCCGCTGTGTGGGTACAGCGGAGGAACGATTTGGCGAAGATGCGCTCCGCATGCTTCGCTGTATCCGTTTTGCCTCGACGTACGGACTGGAGATCGAGGCAGGTACGTGGCAGGCGCTGCTTACGCAAGCTTCGCTGCTGCGTCACATCGCTATGGAGCGAGTGCGCAGCGAGCTGCAGCGCATGATGGAAGGACCTGCGCCGGCGCGCGCGGTCCGGCTGCTTCTCGCGAGCGGCCTTACGGCCCATGTCAAAAAGCAGCTTCCGCTGCCTTTTGACCGCTGGCTCGCGCATGACGGCACGCTGGACGCAGTCAGCGCGCTGCCCCAACAGCATGCCCGCTGGGCGCTGCTGCTGATGCTCCTGGAGACGTCGGCGGCGATATGCCGCGAGGCGCTCCAGGAGCTGACCTTCTCCCGCGTCGATATGGACGCGGTCATCGGCATGCTCGGCCTCAAGCAGTGGCTGGCCGAGCAGCTCTTGCCCAGCGGCGGCGCGGATGCTGCCGCTGGTGCTGCCCCAGACCCGGCGCACATGGCGCGGGTCTGGAAGCTTGGGGCGGTCCGCCGCGGCGAAGCGGCCGCCCGTGGTCTGCTGCAGGTGCTGGGCGCCCTGCAGCCGTATGCACCGAAGCGCGGCGAGTCGGAGCTCGCGCGCTTCCTTCAAAACGCCGCGCCGAGGCTTGTCCGGCGCGGCGAAGAGTGGCTGAGCGAGGTTCCTGCTTCAGCCTGA
- the bshB1 gene encoding bacillithiol biosynthesis deacetylase BshB1, whose amino-acid sequence MSEQLDFLIFGAHADDAEIGMGATIAKHSAAGLRIGICDLTLAEMSSNGDVETRKREAAEASHVLGLAMRSNLELPDRGLLPSPEFIERITLEIRKHRPRVVFAPYWQDRHPDHIACSQLVQEAVFNAKLRKFLPDSEAVNVQQLYFYFINDVYEADVMVDVSEVYDQKIASLSAYRSQFETGTDTVATPLNQGYIERVVARDRLMGQKRMITYAEGFISKLPILVDRFE is encoded by the coding sequence ATGAGTGAGCAGCTGGACTTTCTTATTTTCGGGGCGCATGCCGATGATGCGGAGATCGGGATGGGGGCAACGATTGCGAAGCATTCAGCTGCCGGGTTGCGAATCGGCATATGCGACCTGACACTGGCGGAAATGTCATCCAACGGTGATGTTGAGACCAGAAAACGGGAAGCCGCTGAGGCAAGTCATGTACTCGGACTGGCGATGCGATCCAATTTGGAGCTGCCGGATCGCGGGCTCTTACCCAGTCCTGAATTCATAGAGAGGATTACACTCGAGATCAGGAAGCATCGTCCGCGTGTCGTCTTCGCCCCATATTGGCAGGACCGGCATCCAGATCATATTGCCTGTTCGCAGCTGGTTCAGGAAGCCGTATTTAATGCGAAGCTGCGCAAATTTTTGCCGGACTCGGAAGCTGTCAATGTGCAGCAACTGTATTTTTATTTCATCAATGATGTGTATGAAGCGGATGTTATGGTAGACGTCTCAGAAGTATATGATCAAAAAATTGCTTCGCTGAGCGCTTACCGCTCACAATTCGAAACGGGTACAGATACGGTGGCGACGCCGCTGAATCAAGGCTACATCGAAAGGGTTGTGGCTCGTGACAGACTCATGGGGCAAAAACGAATGATTACCTACGCTGAAGGCTTTATCTCGAAACTGCCGATATTGGTGGATCGTTTCGAATAA
- a CDS encoding methylglyoxal synthase codes for MLKIALIAHDRKKDEMVNFVTAYEHVFDGHKLYATGTTGQRIMDNTNLNVHRFMSGPLGGDQQIGALVAENEMDFIIFLRDPLMAQPHEPDIIALLRLCDVQGIPCATNIATAELLVRALDRGDFAWRELVHKYKPGIDANE; via the coding sequence ATGTTAAAAATAGCACTTATCGCACACGATCGAAAGAAGGACGAAATGGTCAATTTCGTTACAGCCTATGAGCATGTGTTTGATGGGCACAAATTATATGCAACAGGTACGACCGGCCAACGGATTATGGATAATACTAATCTGAATGTGCACCGGTTTATGTCAGGACCGCTCGGTGGAGACCAACAGATTGGCGCCCTGGTAGCCGAGAATGAAATGGATTTTATTATCTTTTTGCGTGATCCGTTGATGGCTCAGCCGCATGAGCCGGATATCATTGCACTGCTTCGTCTGTGCGACGTTCAAGGCATACCATGTGCAACAAATATCGCAACAGCGGAGCTGTTAGTTCGAGCACTGGACCGCGGTGATTTTGCATGGAGAGAGCTTGTCCACAAGTACAAGCCTGGTATCGACGCCAATGAGTGA
- the dapB gene encoding 4-hydroxy-tetrahydrodipicolinate reductase: MDRKIRVAVVGASGRMGLEVVKTVLSEPDMELVAGVARSTGPVDLGTLVGLAPCGVTMTSDVELAFVESKPDVVVDFTGPHSAFSHTSLAIRHGIRPVMGTTGFTSQDIEELDKQCQEKQIGGIIAPNFSIGAILMMKFAAQASKYFPNLEIIEYHGDQKLDAPSGTSIKTAEMISEVREERRQGNPKEEETIEGSRGGYYNGFRIHSVRLPGIFAQQEVIMAEPGQALKIRHDSYDRAAYMPGVALAVRKVMTYTGMVYGFEHFID; this comes from the coding sequence ATGGATCGTAAGATTAGAGTTGCGGTAGTGGGAGCAAGCGGGAGAATGGGCCTTGAGGTGGTGAAGACGGTTCTAAGCGAACCTGATATGGAGTTGGTTGCAGGTGTAGCCCGTTCTACAGGTCCCGTAGATTTAGGTACATTAGTCGGTCTTGCGCCATGCGGAGTGACTATGACAAGTGATGTTGAGCTAGCTTTTGTAGAGTCGAAGCCGGATGTGGTTGTCGATTTTACAGGTCCTCACTCCGCCTTCTCCCATACTTCGCTTGCAATCCGTCACGGGATTCGTCCCGTTATGGGAACAACAGGCTTCACATCGCAAGACATCGAAGAACTGGACAAGCAATGTCAAGAGAAACAAATTGGAGGCATTATTGCTCCGAACTTTTCAATCGGCGCTATTTTGATGATGAAATTTGCTGCTCAAGCCTCTAAATATTTTCCGAATCTGGAAATTATCGAATATCACGGCGACCAAAAACTGGACGCTCCATCTGGAACTTCCATTAAAACTGCTGAAATGATCTCGGAGGTACGGGAGGAGCGGCGTCAAGGAAATCCAAAAGAGGAAGAAACGATTGAAGGTTCGCGCGGCGGCTATTACAATGGGTTCAGGATACATAGCGTCAGATTGCCTGGAATTTTTGCTCAGCAGGAAGTCATTATGGCGGAACCGGGCCAAGCGCTGAAAATTCGCCACGATTCCTATGATCGAGCAGCTTATATGCCAGGGGTTGCACTGGCTGTACGTAAAGTTATGACCTATACGGGCATGGTATATGGATTTGAGCATTTTATTGACTAA
- a CDS encoding tetratricopeptide repeat protein: protein MDGEHEIQKAYESILGHDFQKAIEWFEKAIAVEPDNAAYHYKLSITYARSNKLHKAIDHATKAAHLEESSQAYKYHLQILHARALVEEAQYHVNEKEEHPEKAIFLLKEAIALDPLAIEAYLILGEVFAKRHDYHRARQTVLEALRLEPDHELAKQQLDLYERQMK, encoded by the coding sequence ATGGATGGAGAGCATGAAATACAAAAAGCATACGAATCCATACTTGGACATGATTTTCAGAAAGCCATAGAGTGGTTTGAAAAAGCGATCGCAGTCGAGCCTGACAACGCTGCCTATCATTATAAGTTATCAATTACTTATGCGAGAAGCAATAAGCTCCATAAAGCGATTGACCATGCGACCAAAGCCGCTCATCTGGAAGAAAGCAGTCAGGCATACAAATACCATTTACAAATACTACATGCAAGAGCTCTAGTTGAAGAAGCGCAGTATCATGTAAATGAAAAAGAAGAGCATCCAGAGAAGGCCATATTCCTGTTAAAGGAAGCGATAGCGCTGGATCCTTTAGCGATTGAGGCCTATCTGATCCTTGGTGAAGTGTTCGCAAAGAGACATGATTACCACCGCGCCCGTCAAACGGTGTTGGAGGCGCTGCGTTTGGAGCCGGATCACGAACTCGCCAAGCAGCAATTGGATCTGTATGAACGTCAAATGAAATAA
- a CDS encoding nucleotide pyrophosphohydrolase, whose amino-acid sequence MSERTLKDLQQEVDTYISQFKEGYFSPLAMLARMSEEVGELAREVNHQFGEKPKKATEAANSIELELGDILFITICFANSLGIDLTEAHDKIMHKFNTRDANRWTKINTENT is encoded by the coding sequence ATGTCAGAAAGAACACTTAAAGACCTCCAACAGGAGGTTGATACTTATATTTCCCAGTTTAAAGAAGGCTATTTCAGTCCGCTCGCTATGCTTGCGAGAATGTCGGAAGAAGTGGGCGAACTGGCTCGCGAAGTTAATCATCAATTTGGTGAAAAGCCTAAGAAGGCCACTGAAGCTGCCAATTCAATTGAGCTTGAGCTGGGAGACATTCTGTTCATTACGATATGTTTTGCCAACTCTCTTGGCATTGATTTAACGGAAGCTCATGATAAAATCATGCATAAATTCAATACACGAGACGCCAACAGATGGACGAAAATTAACACCGAAAACACATAA
- a CDS encoding YitT family protein: MLTNYLPHRLTQFVAIMLGTAIYAFGLHYFVISNELMEGGVTGISLLLNYVLHIPPSVSTLIINIPLFYLGWKIFGRSSMIYTIFGVISLSVFLWVMESLIRNGWIVPFTTVQDYFLATLYAGLTLGTGLGLVFRYGGTTGGSDIVARIGHKKRGWSVGQVILIIDVIVIGSSLLYLPKEKVLYSLVAVFVTSKMIDYISEGAYAAKAFTIISEHTEFLASTITKELDRGVTLFPARGAYSGKNKEVIYCVVYRHETRKLRDIIKAIDPSAFIIIGDVHDVLGEGFKTP, from the coding sequence ATGCTAACGAATTATTTGCCCCATCGCCTCACGCAATTCGTTGCCATCATGCTTGGCACTGCAATCTATGCATTTGGTCTGCATTATTTTGTAATTTCCAACGAATTAATGGAGGGCGGAGTGACAGGAATCTCATTGCTTCTGAATTACGTGCTTCATATCCCTCCTTCTGTATCTACTCTAATCATCAATATACCTTTGTTTTACTTGGGATGGAAAATATTTGGGAGAAGCTCGATGATCTATACGATTTTCGGAGTTATCTCTCTTTCAGTGTTTCTATGGGTTATGGAATCGCTAATCCGTAATGGTTGGATCGTCCCTTTTACTACGGTTCAGGATTATTTTCTGGCCACCTTATATGCAGGACTTACACTTGGAACAGGATTAGGTCTAGTATTTCGATACGGAGGTACGACTGGCGGCTCCGATATTGTCGCTCGAATCGGTCATAAAAAGCGGGGATGGAGTGTCGGGCAAGTGATCTTAATCATCGATGTAATCGTAATCGGATCCTCCTTGTTGTACTTGCCCAAGGAAAAGGTGCTGTATTCACTGGTTGCTGTCTTCGTCACCTCAAAGATGATTGATTATATCTCTGAGGGTGCTTATGCCGCCAAAGCGTTCACGATTATAAGCGAACACACAGAATTCCTTGCTTCGACAATTACCAAAGAACTGGACAGAGGGGTTACCCTTTTTCCGGCCCGCGGTGCTTACTCTGGCAAAAATAAGGAAGTCATTTACTGTGTTGTCTACCGTCATGAAACCCGCAAGCTTAGAGACATTATTAAAGCCATTGATCCTAGTGCATTTATTATCATTGGCGATGTACATGATGTTCTTGGCGAAGGCTTTAAAACACCCTAG
- a CDS encoding sporulation protein YpjB, translating to MFVDSGIKRVTAFLLIIIMACGISACSSVIGQDKGHASVQTDPEQAKKMDLLNEAAEDMYKKTMEGQVVEARTRLMQISDQIPKMRFEGVTSVEGLNALTETITQAKRVYNAVSYSQNEGQVAVAKLRLATDALTHKNQPMWLQYYKVLKNDVTNLEQQVKANQSNEAIASFNKLSQHISVVRPSMLISREPSDVEKLDSLMTFVHNNLNSSPMDAKRVEAGIEQLNRTIDELFMKKAETAAYVPITDPNQPILWSLGIGLIIVSVLSYSGWRMFQSGRHVVSVKHSKEREPM from the coding sequence ATGTTTGTTGATTCAGGAATAAAACGGGTAACCGCTTTTCTGCTAATTATCATCATGGCATGCGGGATATCGGCTTGCAGCAGCGTGATCGGCCAAGACAAAGGACATGCATCTGTACAAACGGATCCTGAGCAGGCGAAGAAAATGGATTTATTAAATGAAGCAGCGGAAGATATGTACAAAAAAACCATGGAAGGCCAAGTGGTGGAGGCGCGCACCAGGCTTATGCAGATTTCGGATCAAATCCCTAAGATGCGTTTTGAGGGAGTAACATCTGTAGAAGGGCTGAATGCACTGACGGAGACCATCACACAGGCCAAACGTGTATATAATGCGGTTAGTTACTCCCAGAATGAAGGACAAGTTGCCGTAGCCAAACTAAGACTAGCCACGGATGCGCTTACGCATAAGAATCAACCGATGTGGCTCCAGTATTATAAAGTTTTAAAAAATGATGTGACCAATCTAGAGCAACAGGTGAAAGCGAATCAAAGCAATGAAGCAATTGCCAGCTTCAATAAGTTGTCTCAACACATCTCTGTTGTCCGTCCTTCCATGCTGATCAGCAGGGAACCCTCGGATGTAGAGAAGCTGGATTCGTTGATGACGTTTGTCCATAATAATTTGAACAGCTCCCCCATGGATGCGAAGAGGGTGGAAGCTGGCATTGAACAATTGAACAGAACGATTGATGAGCTTTTCATGAAGAAAGCAGAGACAGCCGCTTATGTACCGATTACGGATCCGAATCAGCCGATCCTGTGGTCGCTTGGAATAGGTCTCATTATTGTAAGTGTATTGTCATACTCCGGATGGCGGATGTTCCAATCGGGCCGCCATGTCGTTTCGGTGAAGCATAGCAAGGAAAGAGAACCCATGTAA
- a CDS encoding DUF1405 domain-containing protein: MQEGFSISYFWSQSFLRSRGFLWLLLICNLLGTIYGYIWYWNQMVDTIAESPIWYVLFVPDSPTASLFFTLSLIYLLAEHNPEWKPSKLSQAIRGFIDAFALITSFKYGIWAVTMIWMGAWQGVPVGGEGWMLTASHLAMAVEALLFARWYTHRLAAIILVAIWTFSNDFMDYERGVFPRLPRELWDNLGQIQLFTICLSIIGIVIAAVFLVRRKNR, from the coding sequence TTGCAGGAAGGATTCTCTATATCTTATTTTTGGAGTCAATCTTTTTTACGTTCCAGAGGTTTTCTATGGCTGCTGTTAATCTGTAATTTATTAGGTACGATTTACGGATACATTTGGTATTGGAATCAGATGGTGGATACGATTGCCGAAAGTCCAATTTGGTACGTTTTGTTTGTCCCTGATAGTCCAACGGCTAGCTTATTTTTCACTTTATCGCTCATTTACTTGTTAGCTGAGCATAATCCAGAGTGGAAGCCATCCAAACTCTCTCAGGCCATTCGAGGGTTTATTGACGCTTTTGCTCTTATTACCTCATTCAAATATGGGATATGGGCGGTAACAATGATCTGGATGGGGGCTTGGCAGGGAGTTCCGGTTGGTGGAGAAGGATGGATGCTGACCGCATCGCACTTAGCTATGGCAGTGGAAGCGTTATTATTTGCGAGATGGTACACCCATCGGCTGGCAGCAATTATACTGGTTGCCATTTGGACATTTTCTAATGATTTTATGGATTATGAGCGTGGAGTGTTTCCAAGATTACCTAGAGAGCTTTGGGATAATTTGGGCCAAATTCAGCTCTTTACAATTTGCCTTAGCATAATTGGAATCGTAATTGCAGCAGTCTTTTTAGTGCGTAGAAAAAATAGATAG